GGCGCACCTCGTCCTTTGCGGAAAGAGCCGTGTGCCTGCAAGCCGCAGGCCGCCTGCTGCGGGAGCGGCAGGATGAGCTGGCCCGCCTCATGGCCCTGGAAATGGGCAAGCCCATCAACGATGGCCGCGCCGAGGTGCTGAAATGCGCCCTTACCTGCGACTACTACGCCGAGCATGCCGAGGAATTTCTGGCCGATGAGCTCATCAAAACCGAAGCCCGGCGCAGCCTTATCTCCCACGAGCCCCTGGGTGTGGTGCTGGCCGTGATGCCCTGGAACTTTCCTTTCTGGCAGGTAGTGCGCTTTGCAGCCCCGGCCCTTATGGCGGGCAATGTGGGCCTGCTGAAGCATGCTTCCAACGTGCCACAGTGCGCCCTGGCCCTGGAGAAGATTTTTCAGGATGCCGGCTTTCCCACCAACGCCTTCCGCACGCTGCTCATTGGGTCTGACCTGGTGGCCAAACTCATTGCCGACGACCGGGTGCGGGCCGTTACGCTCACGGGCAGCGAGGCCGCCGGGGCTAGCGTGGCCGCCACGGCGGGCGCCAACATCAAGAAAACCGTGCTGGAGCTGGGCGGCTCCGATGCCTTTATTGTGCTGGCCGATGCCGACCTGGAGCTGGCCGCTAAAACTGCCGCCCAGGCCCGCATGATTAATGCCGGCCAGAGCTGCATTGCCGCTAAGCGCTTTATTGTGGAGAAACCCATTCTGAAGGATTTCATCAGCAAGCTGAAAACGCACTTGCTGGCCATGCGTACCGGCGACCCGCTGGAGGAAACCACCCAGTACGGTCCCCTGGCCCGCCCCGACCTGGCCGACGACCTCACCAAACAGGTAGAGGAATCGGTGAAGAAAGGGGCGCGCGTAGAGCTCTATGGGGGGCAGTCTAAGCCTGGCACTGCTTTATTCCGGCCCGTTATTTTATCGAATGTGAAGCCCGGGCAGCCGGCCTACCACGAGGAGTTTTTTGGGCCGATAGCGCTGGTGCTGGAAGCCCGGAACGCTGACCACGCTGTGCAGCTGGCCAACGACTCGCCCTTTGGCCTGGGTGCCGCCATCTGGACGCGGGATGTGCGCCGGGGCGAGGAGTTGGCGCGTCAGGTAG
The Hymenobacter sp. DG25B genome window above contains:
- a CDS encoding NAD-dependent succinate-semialdehyde dehydrogenase, translating into MAIESFNPYTNRTLRRFRPFSWAKTERILSQTHREAARWRTSSFAERAVCLQAAGRLLRERQDELARLMALEMGKPINDGRAEVLKCALTCDYYAEHAEEFLADELIKTEARRSLISHEPLGVVLAVMPWNFPFWQVVRFAAPALMAGNVGLLKHASNVPQCALALEKIFQDAGFPTNAFRTLLIGSDLVAKLIADDRVRAVTLTGSEAAGASVAATAGANIKKTVLELGGSDAFIVLADADLELAAKTAAQARMINAGQSCIAAKRFIVEKPILKDFISKLKTHLLAMRTGDPLEETTQYGPLARPDLADDLTKQVEESVKKGARVELYGGQSKPGTALFRPVILSNVKPGQPAYHEEFFGPIALVLEARNADHAVQLANDSPFGLGAAIWTRDVRRGEELARQVEAGAVFVNSLVKSSPEMPFGGVKKSGYGRELSYLGIREFVNQKSIWIADEAAPSAHKTKIE